The following coding sequences lie in one Desulfovibrio aminophilus DSM 12254 genomic window:
- the surE gene encoding 5'/3'-nucleotidase SurE gives MNILLTNDDGIQAVGLRALYRAFADAGHEVSVVAPVTEQSAVGHAVTISMPLRVKDFHEDGFEGRGVYGTPVDCVKLALSTLLSRQPDLVVSGINAGANVGVDILYSGTVSAATEGALMDLPALAVSMDDFNPRDLSGQAAYVERLIRRVAWDQLPSKCLLNLNFPACELSRAKDLVICPHTRASYQDWYETRRDPRGRPYYWLSGEIPPGLISPGRDRLLLTEGHVTLTPLRFDFNDPETRDQLRGMLEKPVHH, from the coding sequence ATGAACATTCTTTTGACCAACGATGACGGAATACAGGCCGTGGGCCTGCGGGCCCTGTACCGGGCCTTCGCGGACGCCGGACACGAGGTGAGCGTGGTCGCTCCCGTGACCGAACAGTCCGCCGTGGGACACGCCGTGACCATCAGCATGCCTCTGCGGGTCAAGGACTTTCACGAGGACGGCTTCGAGGGCCGGGGCGTCTACGGCACGCCCGTGGACTGCGTGAAGCTGGCCCTGTCCACGCTCCTGTCGCGGCAGCCCGACCTGGTGGTCTCGGGCATCAACGCCGGGGCCAACGTGGGCGTGGACATCCTCTATTCCGGCACGGTTTCGGCGGCCACCGAGGGCGCGCTCATGGACCTGCCCGCCCTGGCCGTGTCCATGGACGATTTCAACCCTCGCGATCTTTCGGGGCAGGCCGCCTACGTCGAGCGTCTGATCCGCCGGGTGGCCTGGGATCAACTGCCGTCCAAGTGTCTGCTGAATCTGAACTTCCCGGCCTGCGAACTGTCCCGGGCCAAGGATCTGGTCATCTGCCCGCATACCCGCGCCTCCTACCAGGACTGGTACGAGACTCGTCGCGACCCGCGCGGCAGGCCCTACTACTGGCTCTCCGGGGAGATTCCCCCGGGCCTGATCAGCCCTGGCCGCGATCGGCTCCTGCTCACGGAGGGGCACGTGACGCTCACGCCTCTGCGCTTTGACTTCAACGACCCGGAGACCCGCGACCAGTTGCGCGGGATGCTGGAAAAGCCCGTGCATCATTGA
- a CDS encoding YhcH/YjgK/YiaL family protein: protein MILDRLENWGLYFRSPLMERVRLCLAGLTPDSPLGEREIQGRDAWVNLFEGALRLPEQARFESHRVYADVQMVVRGEERCGWVPREGLTCDGDYDPDKDVAFHRAPAAGAETFGLRPGLFVVFFPGDAHMPQLGGPGSVLKAVAKIQADILK, encoded by the coding sequence ATGATCCTCGACCGACTGGAAAACTGGGGGCTCTACTTCCGTTCGCCGCTCATGGAGCGGGTGCGCTTGTGCCTGGCCGGGCTGACGCCCGATTCGCCGCTCGGCGAGCGCGAAATCCAGGGCCGCGACGCTTGGGTGAACCTCTTCGAGGGCGCGCTGCGACTGCCGGAGCAGGCCCGCTTCGAGAGCCACCGGGTCTACGCGGACGTGCAGATGGTGGTGCGCGGGGAGGAGCGTTGCGGCTGGGTTCCGCGTGAGGGGCTGACGTGCGATGGGGACTACGACCCGGACAAGGACGTCGCCTTCCACCGCGCCCCGGCTGCCGGGGCCGAAACCTTCGGCCTGCGGCCCGGGCTGTTCGTGGTCTTCTTCCCCGGGGACGCGCACATGCCCCAACTCGGCGGCCCGGGAAGCGTGCTCAAGGCCGTGGCCAAGATCCAGGCCGACATTTTGAAATAA
- a CDS encoding ABC transporter ATP-binding protein, producing MAEPLLSIQELCTDFLGVRGQARAVDGVSLDVLPGETLALVGESGCGKTVLALSVLRLIPDPPGRVTSGRALFRGRDLLALPEAEMRGLRGSALSMVFQEPMTSLNPVFRVGEQIAETLRLHKDLDRKAAWSAAVDMLDRVGIPAPAERAASFPHEMSGGMRQRVMIAMALACDPDLLLADEPTTALDVTIQAQILDLLVQVRERRAGGATLLITHDLGVVARAADRVAVMYAGQILEQAQVGRLFKNPLHPYAQGLLASLPRPGSRGRLTPIPGTVPSIFDLPRGCRFHPRCPKRFQPCDSEAPPLFTPEVGHDVRCWLYR from the coding sequence ATGGCCGAGCCTCTCTTGAGCATCCAGGAACTCTGCACCGACTTCCTGGGCGTCCGGGGCCAGGCCCGGGCCGTGGACGGCGTGAGCCTGGACGTCCTGCCCGGGGAAACCCTGGCCCTAGTGGGCGAATCGGGCTGCGGCAAGACCGTCCTGGCGCTCTCCGTGCTCCGTCTGATACCCGATCCTCCGGGCCGCGTCACCTCCGGCCGGGCGCTCTTTCGCGGCCGGGATCTCCTGGCCCTGCCCGAGGCCGAGATGCGCGGCCTACGCGGCAGCGCCCTGTCGATGGTCTTCCAGGAGCCCATGACCTCGCTCAACCCCGTGTTCCGCGTGGGGGAGCAGATCGCGGAAACCCTGCGCCTGCACAAGGATCTGGACAGGAAGGCCGCCTGGAGCGCGGCCGTGGACATGCTCGACAGGGTCGGCATCCCGGCCCCGGCCGAACGCGCGGCGAGCTTCCCCCATGAGATGTCCGGCGGCATGCGCCAGCGGGTCATGATCGCCATGGCCCTGGCCTGCGACCCGGACCTGCTTCTGGCCGACGAGCCCACCACGGCCCTGGACGTGACCATCCAGGCCCAGATCCTGGACCTTCTGGTCCAGGTGCGCGAACGCCGCGCGGGCGGGGCCACCCTGCTCATCACCCACGACCTGGGCGTGGTGGCCCGGGCCGCCGATCGCGTGGCCGTGATGTACGCGGGCCAGATCCTGGAACAGGCCCAGGTGGGCCGCCTGTTCAAAAATCCGCTGCACCCCTATGCCCAGGGCCTGCTGGCCTCCCTGCCCCGTCCCGGGTCGCGCGGGCGGCTCACGCCCATTCCCGGTACGGTGCCCTCGATCTTCGATCTGCCCCGGGGATGCCGTTTCCATCCGCGCTGCCCCAAACGCTTCCAACCATGCGACAGCGAAGCCCCGCCCCTATTCACCCCCGAGGTCGGGCACGATGTGCGCTGCTGGCTCTACCGATGA
- the fba gene encoding class II fructose-1,6-bisphosphate aldolase: MPLVTPKEMFQKAYAGGYAIGAFNVNNMEIIQGIMAAGQEERSPLILQVSAGARKYAQQIYIIKLMEAAMALTDLPVVLHLDHGQNFGICKEVIDGGFTSVMIDGSHLPFEENIAETKKVVEYAHSKGVWVEAELGRLAGVEDEVSSEESIYTDPDQAAEFVGKTGCDSLAIAIGTSHGAYKFKGEAKLDFARLEKVGKLLPGFPIVLHGASSVPQEFVAMANQYGGQVGGARGVPEELLRKAAGMAVCKINIDTDIRLAMTATIRKHFTEHPADFDPRQYLGPAREAVKNMVRHKIKNVLGCSGKA; this comes from the coding sequence ATGCCGCTCGTCACCCCCAAGGAGATGTTCCAGAAGGCCTACGCCGGCGGCTACGCCATCGGTGCCTTCAACGTGAACAACATGGAGATCATCCAGGGCATCATGGCCGCCGGTCAGGAGGAGCGCTCCCCGCTCATCCTCCAGGTTTCGGCCGGAGCCCGCAAGTACGCCCAGCAGATCTACATCATCAAGCTCATGGAAGCGGCCATGGCCCTCACGGACCTGCCCGTGGTCCTGCATCTGGATCACGGCCAGAACTTCGGTATCTGCAAGGAGGTCATCGACGGCGGCTTCACCTCGGTGATGATCGACGGTTCGCACCTGCCCTTCGAGGAGAATATCGCCGAGACGAAGAAGGTGGTCGAGTACGCCCACTCCAAAGGCGTCTGGGTGGAGGCCGAGCTGGGACGCTTGGCTGGAGTGGAGGATGAGGTCAGCTCGGAGGAGAGCATCTACACCGACCCGGACCAGGCCGCCGAATTCGTGGGCAAGACCGGCTGCGACTCCCTGGCCATCGCCATCGGCACGAGTCACGGGGCCTACAAGTTCAAGGGCGAGGCCAAGCTCGACTTCGCGCGCCTGGAGAAGGTCGGCAAGCTTCTGCCCGGCTTCCCCATCGTGCTCCACGGAGCTTCCTCGGTGCCGCAGGAATTCGTGGCCATGGCCAACCAGTATGGCGGTCAGGTGGGCGGCGCGCGCGGCGTGCCCGAGGAACTGCTGCGCAAGGCGGCCGGCATGGCGGTGTGCAAGATCAACATCGACACGGATATCCGGCTGGCCATGACGGCCACCATCCGCAAGCATTTCACGGAGCATCCGGCGGATTTCGATCCCCGCCAGTACCTGGGCCCCGCCCGCGAGGCGGTCAAGAACATGGTGCGGCACAAGATCAAGAACGTGTTGGGGTGTTCGGGCAAGGCCTGA
- the tmk gene encoding dTMP kinase yields MFITLEGIEGTGKSTQLRLMAEYLESRGQDVLLTREPGGSDLGRELRRMLLHMDNQGMAPTAELFLYLADRAQHVAQVIRPALEAGKWVISDRFADSTVVYQGYGRGLDPKLLHSLNAVAVDGLWPEMTILLDLDPETGLNRALARNLREGKSREEGRFEAEALDFHRRVREGYLTWAAIHPERFRLVDGKDTPEVVFQRIRDLLEPHLP; encoded by the coding sequence ATGTTCATCACCCTTGAAGGAATCGAAGGCACGGGCAAGAGCACCCAGCTCAGGCTCATGGCCGAGTATCTGGAATCCCGGGGCCAGGACGTGCTCCTGACCCGCGAACCCGGCGGCAGCGACCTGGGCCGGGAACTGCGGCGCATGCTCCTGCACATGGACAACCAGGGCATGGCCCCCACGGCCGAGCTGTTCCTCTACCTCGCCGACCGGGCCCAGCACGTGGCCCAGGTCATCCGGCCCGCGCTGGAGGCCGGCAAGTGGGTCATCTCCGACCGTTTCGCGGACTCCACCGTGGTCTACCAGGGCTACGGCCGGGGCCTGGACCCCAAGCTCCTGCACTCGCTCAACGCCGTTGCCGTGGACGGGCTCTGGCCCGAGATGACCATCCTCCTGGATCTGGACCCGGAAACCGGCCTGAACCGCGCCCTGGCCCGCAACCTGCGCGAAGGCAAAAGCCGTGAGGAAGGCCGCTTCGAGGCCGAGGCCCTGGACTTCCACCGCCGCGTGCGCGAGGGCTACCTGACCTGGGCCGCCATCCACCCGGAGCGTTTCCGCCTAGTGGACGGCAAGGACACGCCCGAGGTGGTCTTCCAGCGCATACGCGACCTGCTGGAACCTCACCTTCCATGA
- a CDS encoding ferredoxin-thioredoxin reductase catalytic domain-containing protein, with protein MDAKQLFEQLRRFQEPKGYFFNTDMEMTLPLLESLLTNKERYGYMACPCRLANGTFEQDKDIVCPCAYREDDVREYGACFCGLYVSREWNEGKIPREIVPERRPPEKILG; from the coding sequence GTGGACGCCAAGCAACTCTTCGAACAGCTGCGCCGGTTCCAGGAGCCCAAGGGCTATTTCTTCAACACGGACATGGAGATGACCCTGCCCCTGCTGGAGAGCCTGCTGACCAACAAGGAGCGCTACGGCTACATGGCCTGCCCCTGCCGCCTGGCCAACGGGACCTTCGAGCAGGACAAGGACATCGTCTGCCCCTGTGCCTACCGCGAGGACGACGTGCGCGAGTACGGGGCCTGCTTCTGCGGCCTGTACGTGTCCAGGGAATGGAACGAGGGCAAGATTCCCCGCGAGATCGTGCCGGAAAGAAGACCGCCGGAGAAGATTCTCGGCTAG
- a CDS encoding transporter substrate-binding domain-containing protein yields MTLWRTFVSGLVTLIVVVGLAADVRAETARAEIARQSTLEDVLKRGVLRVGFSTFVPWAMQAKDGQFVGFEIDVARRLAEDMGVKAEFVPTKWDGIIPALLTGKFDIIIGGMGIRPQRNLKVNFSIPYEHTGMALVANKAKAAGFKTLADFNKPGVIVAVRLGTTAQEAAQNFLPKAEIRPFNDEAQATLELVNGRAHAMVASAPLPRIQAAQHPDKLFLPLGDADFTREPIGFAVRKGDPDFLNFLDNWIRATNSLGWLDARFKYWFETEDWKGLVE; encoded by the coding sequence ATGACCTTGTGGAGAACCTTCGTCTCGGGCCTGGTGACGCTCATCGTCGTCGTGGGCCTGGCCGCCGACGTGCGGGCCGAAACGGCGCGCGCCGAGATCGCGCGCCAGAGCACCCTGGAGGACGTGCTCAAGCGCGGCGTGCTGCGCGTGGGCTTCTCGACCTTCGTGCCCTGGGCCATGCAGGCCAAGGACGGGCAGTTCGTGGGCTTCGAGATCGACGTGGCCCGCAGGCTGGCCGAGGACATGGGCGTGAAGGCCGAGTTCGTGCCCACCAAATGGGACGGCATCATCCCGGCCCTGCTCACCGGAAAGTTCGACATCATCATCGGCGGCATGGGCATCCGGCCCCAACGCAACCTGAAGGTCAACTTCTCGATCCCCTACGAGCACACCGGCATGGCCCTTGTGGCCAACAAGGCGAAGGCCGCCGGATTCAAGACCCTGGCCGACTTCAACAAGCCCGGCGTGATCGTCGCCGTGCGCCTGGGCACCACGGCCCAGGAAGCGGCCCAGAACTTCCTGCCCAAGGCCGAGATCAGGCCCTTCAACGACGAGGCCCAGGCCACCCTGGAACTGGTCAACGGCCGGGCGCACGCCATGGTGGCCTCGGCCCCGCTGCCGCGCATCCAGGCCGCCCAGCACCCGGACAAGCTCTTCCTGCCCCTGGGCGACGCGGACTTCACCCGCGAGCCCATCGGCTTCGCCGTGCGCAAGGGCGACCCGGACTTCCTCAACTTCCTGGACAACTGGATCCGCGCCACCAATTCCCTGGGCTGGCTCGACGCGCGCTTCAAGTACTGGTTCGAAACCGAGGACTGGAAGGGACTGGTCGAGTAG
- the trmFO gene encoding methylenetetrahydrofolate--tRNA-(uracil(54)-C(5))-methyltransferase (FADH(2)-oxidizing) TrmFO has protein sequence MSLVAVIGGGLAGCECSLVLARRGVAVRLYEMKPQRYSEAHGSPGLAELVCSNSLRSEESTTGVGLLKEEMRALGSAVMAAAEATRVPAGKALAVDRELFSAEMTRAVGAEPNIELIRREVLSLDDPELAEASAVVLAAGPLASAPLAESLALAVGGKRLYFYDAIAPIVSADSVDMGVAFLGSRYRPEDHDYLNCPLDEEQYKAFVAALLAGEKVPPRDFEQAVHFEGCLPVEEMAERGEMTLAFGPLKPVGLTDPRSGRQPYAVVQLRAENREGTAYNLVGFQTKLTYPEQKRVFRMIPGLERAEFLRLGSIHRNTYVDAPSVLTPELELKARPGVYLAGQITGVEGYLESAACGLWLGLSLAGKLGAGPAVSLPPRETALGALLGHLRTLPARRFQPSNVNFGLMPSLNRKAKKAVRKELHAERGRESFAAWLRSLEPVDVEETR, from the coding sequence TTGTCCCTGGTGGCGGTGATCGGCGGAGGTCTGGCCGGGTGCGAATGCTCCCTGGTCTTGGCGAGGCGGGGAGTGGCGGTGCGGCTCTACGAGATGAAGCCTCAGCGTTATTCCGAGGCCCACGGCAGCCCGGGGTTGGCCGAATTGGTCTGCTCCAATTCCCTGCGCTCCGAGGAGTCCACCACGGGCGTGGGCCTGCTCAAGGAGGAGATGCGCGCCCTGGGCAGCGCGGTCATGGCGGCGGCCGAGGCCACGCGGGTGCCCGCGGGCAAGGCTCTGGCCGTGGACCGTGAGCTGTTCTCGGCCGAAATGACCCGCGCGGTGGGGGCCGAGCCCAACATCGAGCTGATCCGGCGCGAGGTGCTCTCCCTGGACGATCCCGAGCTGGCCGAGGCCTCGGCCGTGGTCCTGGCCGCCGGGCCCCTGGCCTCGGCGCCCCTGGCCGAAAGTCTGGCCCTGGCCGTGGGCGGCAAGCGGCTCTATTTCTACGACGCCATCGCGCCCATCGTCTCGGCGGACTCCGTGGACATGGGCGTGGCCTTCCTGGGCTCGCGCTACCGGCCCGAGGACCACGACTACCTGAACTGCCCCCTGGACGAGGAGCAGTACAAGGCCTTCGTCGCCGCGCTCCTGGCGGGCGAGAAGGTTCCGCCCCGGGACTTCGAGCAGGCCGTGCATTTCGAGGGCTGCCTGCCCGTGGAGGAGATGGCCGAGCGCGGCGAGATGACCCTGGCCTTCGGCCCGCTCAAGCCCGTGGGGCTCACGGATCCGCGCAGCGGCCGCCAGCCCTACGCCGTGGTCCAGTTGCGGGCCGAGAACCGCGAGGGCACGGCCTACAACCTCGTGGGCTTCCAGACCAAGCTGACCTACCCGGAGCAGAAGCGCGTCTTCCGCATGATCCCGGGCCTGGAGCGGGCCGAGTTCCTGCGCCTGGGCAGCATCCACCGCAACACCTACGTGGACGCGCCGAGCGTGCTCACCCCGGAACTGGAATTGAAGGCCCGGCCCGGCGTCTATCTGGCTGGCCAGATCACCGGCGTGGAGGGCTATCTCGAATCCGCCGCCTGCGGGCTCTGGCTGGGGTTGTCCCTGGCCGGGAAGCTCGGCGCGGGCCCGGCGGTGTCCCTGCCACCCCGGGAGACGGCTCTGGGCGCGCTTTTGGGGCATCTGCGCACCCTTCCGGCCCGACGTTTCCAGCCCTCGAACGTGAACTTCGGACTCATGCCGTCCCTGAACCGCAAGGCCAAGAAGGCCGTGCGCAAGGAACTGCACGCCGAGCGGGGCCGGGAGAGTTTCGCCGCCTGGCTGCGCTCGCTTGAACCCGTTGACGTGGAGGAAACGCGATGA
- a CDS encoding amino acid ABC transporter permease gives MSRPATVRRPGARVLDAALVLIVCLALAWLALRLDRLDYRWNWGVLTQAFWRAGSATPGPLLQGLFTTVRLSLWSGLLALVLGTLMALARVSPRPFRRMVGTTYVEVVRNLPPLVLVFLGYFFLGSQLAAALDLQERVLALPPWAQDTLSWILGPPGQFPELLSAVLVLGLLEGAYITEIVRAGIRSLEPEQWEASCALGLTRGQQLRHVILPQAMTRMLPALAGQFISTVKDTAIVSVISVREATFQATELSAATYRTFEIWITVLALYLVLSGTCSLAARRLEARLAHRETAGVRNGPL, from the coding sequence ATGTCCCGACCCGCGACCGTGCGGCGGCCCGGGGCCCGCGTCCTGGACGCGGCCCTGGTCCTGATCGTCTGCCTGGCCCTGGCCTGGCTGGCCCTGCGCCTGGACCGCCTGGACTACCGCTGGAACTGGGGCGTGCTGACCCAGGCCTTCTGGCGCGCGGGCAGCGCCACGCCCGGCCCCCTGCTCCAGGGCCTGTTCACCACCGTGCGCCTGAGCCTCTGGTCCGGGCTCCTGGCCCTGGTCCTGGGCACGCTCATGGCCCTGGCCCGGGTCAGCCCCCGCCCCTTCCGACGCATGGTCGGCACAACCTACGTGGAGGTGGTCCGCAACCTGCCGCCCCTGGTCCTGGTCTTCCTGGGCTACTTCTTCCTCGGCAGCCAGCTGGCTGCGGCCCTGGACCTCCAGGAGCGCGTCCTGGCCCTGCCGCCCTGGGCCCAGGACACACTCTCCTGGATCCTGGGGCCGCCGGGCCAGTTCCCGGAGCTGCTCTCGGCCGTGCTCGTGCTCGGCCTGCTGGAGGGAGCCTACATCACCGAGATCGTGCGGGCGGGCATCCGCTCCCTGGAACCCGAACAGTGGGAGGCGTCCTGCGCCCTGGGCCTGACCCGGGGCCAGCAGCTGCGCCACGTGATCCTGCCCCAGGCCATGACGCGCATGCTCCCGGCCCTGGCCGGACAGTTCATCTCCACGGTCAAGGACACGGCCATCGTCTCGGTCATCTCCGTGCGCGAGGCGACCTTCCAGGCCACGGAGCTTTCGGCCGCCACCTATCGGACCTTCGAAATCTGGATCACGGTCCTGGCCCTCTACCTCGTGCTCAGCGGGACCTGCTCCCTGGCCGCGCGGCGGCTGGAGGCGCGCCTGGCCCACCGCGAGACCGCCGGAGTCCGCAACGGTCCGCTTTGA
- a CDS encoding amino acid ABC transporter permease — translation MSDAASCSLPPDRRDASRLLLDGAKFLLLLTAMAWLLGRGSETLGYNWQWYQVPRHLAQFQDGRFIPGPLLDGLLVTLRITGQGLILAPCLGLAAALLLLSGSPVGRFLARAYVELIRNTPLLIQLFFAAFVMAPLLDLEAETAAVLSLSLFEGAYAAEIIRAGITSIDPGQWEAAESYGLTTWQAYRHVILPQALRRVLPPLAGQAVSLVKDSALVSTIAIHDLTMEGQIIVSRTFLAFEIWFAVAGLYLAVTFLLSFLVNRLDKRLRLV, via the coding sequence ATGAGCGACGCGGCCTCCTGCTCCCTGCCTCCGGATCGCCGCGACGCCTCGCGCCTCCTCCTGGACGGCGCCAAATTCCTTCTGCTCCTGACCGCGATGGCTTGGCTCCTCGGCCGCGGCAGCGAAACGCTCGGCTACAACTGGCAGTGGTACCAAGTGCCCCGCCACCTGGCCCAATTCCAGGACGGCCGCTTCATTCCGGGCCCCCTGCTGGACGGCCTGCTGGTGACCCTGCGCATCACGGGCCAGGGCCTGATCCTGGCGCCCTGTCTGGGGCTGGCGGCGGCCCTGCTCCTGCTCTCCGGCTCGCCCGTGGGGCGTTTCCTGGCCCGTGCCTACGTGGAGCTCATCCGCAACACGCCCCTGCTCATCCAGCTCTTCTTCGCGGCCTTCGTCATGGCCCCCCTGCTGGACCTGGAAGCCGAAACCGCCGCCGTGCTCTCCCTGAGCCTTTTCGAAGGGGCCTACGCGGCGGAGATCATCCGCGCTGGGATCACCAGTATCGACCCGGGGCAGTGGGAAGCCGCCGAAAGCTACGGCCTGACCACTTGGCAGGCCTACCGCCACGTGATCCTGCCCCAGGCCCTGCGCCGCGTGCTGCCGCCCCTGGCGGGCCAGGCCGTGTCCCTGGTCAAGGATTCGGCCCTGGTCAGCACCATCGCCATTCACGATCTGACCATGGAGGGCCAGATCATCGTCTCGCGGACCTTCCTGGCCTTCGAGATCTGGTTCGCCGTGGCCGGGCTCTACCTGGCCGTGACGTTCCTGCTCTCCTTCCTGGTGAATCGCCTGGATAAGCGGCTCAGGCTGGTGTAG
- a CDS encoding glutaredoxin family protein — protein sequence MSHDIKLYALSTCIHCKNTKAYLDECGDAYECVFVDKLEGDERKKIIDEVKKLNPAVSFPTMVIDGEVIVGFNKDRINKALGK from the coding sequence ATGTCCCACGACATCAAGCTCTACGCCCTGAGCACCTGCATCCACTGCAAGAACACCAAGGCCTATCTCGACGAGTGCGGCGACGCTTACGAATGCGTCTTCGTGGACAAGCTGGAGGGCGACGAGCGCAAGAAGATCATCGACGAGGTGAAGAAGCTCAACCCAGCGGTGTCCTTCCCCACCATGGTCATCGACGGGGAGGTCATCGTGGGCTTCAACAAGGACCGCATCAACAAGGCCCTCGGGAAGTAG
- a CDS encoding 3'-5' exoribonuclease YhaM family protein, which yields MSGKNIFVRDLNAGQQIQELFLVAEAKLGQSRNGPYWSLTLSDRSGQVEAKIWSPLSQEFSEIPAGRFVRVRGAVTSFRDRPQVVVERLELLPEAENGVTLSDFLPASVRPPEEMLEEIEDLCTEHLEHKPWKNFARKVLRDEEIRSRLLAGTGAKTVHHAYMGGLLEHTLAVLRLCLAHCDLYPQLDRQILVVAAVFHDLGKAWELSGGLTNDYTDQGRLLGHIWIGLEKLEPFLAKAKDLDEQLILHLKHIILSHHGEYEFGSPRRPKTPEAFVLHYADNLDAKLNTIAAAFEDLDPAGSPWTGFQRYLDRYLYRSTPTPDDRNHGQKAPNAQFLLPIKG from the coding sequence GTGAGCGGTAAGAACATTTTCGTCCGCGATCTCAACGCCGGACAGCAGATACAGGAACTTTTCCTCGTGGCCGAGGCCAAGCTCGGCCAGTCCCGCAACGGTCCCTACTGGAGCCTGACGCTCTCCGACCGCAGCGGCCAGGTGGAGGCCAAAATCTGGAGCCCGCTCAGCCAGGAGTTCTCCGAAATCCCGGCCGGACGCTTCGTGCGCGTGCGCGGGGCCGTGACCAGCTTCCGCGACCGGCCCCAGGTGGTGGTGGAACGCCTCGAGCTCCTGCCGGAAGCGGAAAACGGCGTGACCCTCTCCGACTTCCTGCCCGCCAGCGTCCGGCCGCCCGAGGAGATGCTGGAGGAAATCGAGGATCTCTGCACCGAACACCTGGAGCACAAGCCCTGGAAGAACTTCGCCCGCAAGGTTCTGCGCGACGAGGAAATCCGGTCTCGCCTGCTGGCCGGGACCGGGGCCAAGACCGTGCATCACGCCTACATGGGCGGACTCCTGGAACACACCCTTGCCGTGCTGCGGCTCTGCCTGGCCCACTGCGACCTCTACCCTCAGCTGGACCGCCAAATCCTGGTGGTGGCGGCCGTGTTCCACGACCTGGGCAAGGCTTGGGAGCTGTCCGGCGGCCTGACCAACGACTACACGGACCAAGGGCGGCTGCTGGGCCATATCTGGATCGGCCTGGAAAAGCTCGAACCCTTCCTGGCCAAGGCCAAGGATCTGGACGAACAACTCATCCTGCACCTCAAGCACATCATCCTTTCGCACCACGGCGAGTACGAGTTCGGCTCACCCCGGCGACCGAAGACCCCCGAAGCCTTCGTCCTGCACTACGCCGACAATCTGGACGCCAAGCTGAACACCATCGCCGCAGCCTTCGAGGATCTGGATCCGGCCGGGAGCCCCTGGACCGGCTTCCAGCGCTATCTGGATCGCTATCTCTACCGCTCCACACCCACGCCGGACGACCGAAACCACGGCCAAAAGGCCCCGAACGCGCAGTTCCTGCTGCCCATCAAGGGTTGA
- the gap gene encoding type I glyceraldehyde-3-phosphate dehydrogenase: protein MSVRIGINGFGRIGRYLTRLLADENDFELVAVNARATNSELCHLLRYDSVHGRFPSAAPTETGFTLKDHPVTVTRKGPGEWNWGELGCDLVIETTGKFTDRASCEKHIACGAKKVVVSAPAKEPDATIVMGVNDSELKPEHRIVSNASCTTNCLAPAAKLIHEAYGIRHGLMTTVHSYTMSQRVLDGSHKDIRRARACAVNMIPTTTGAAKAATLVIPALKGRLDGMAVRVPTPNVSLVDLVCELERATSKEEVNALLKAGANESMGFSEEPLVSTDFIGSTHGGVVDAALTTVIGGTMLKLIIWYDNEAGFTNQLLRLMRKVSGMM from the coding sequence ATGTCTGTTCGCATCGGCATCAACGGCTTCGGCCGCATCGGCCGCTATCTGACTCGGCTTCTGGCCGACGAGAATGACTTCGAGCTGGTGGCCGTGAACGCGCGGGCCACCAACAGCGAGCTGTGTCATCTGCTGCGCTATGACTCGGTGCATGGCCGCTTCCCGTCCGCCGCGCCCACGGAGACCGGCTTCACCCTCAAGGACCATCCGGTCACAGTGACCCGCAAGGGCCCGGGCGAGTGGAACTGGGGCGAACTGGGCTGCGATCTGGTCATCGAGACCACGGGCAAGTTCACGGACCGTGCCTCCTGTGAGAAGCATATCGCCTGCGGGGCCAAGAAGGTCGTGGTCAGCGCCCCGGCCAAGGAGCCCGACGCCACCATCGTCATGGGCGTCAACGATTCCGAACTGAAGCCCGAGCATCGGATCGTCTCCAACGCTTCCTGCACCACCAACTGTCTGGCCCCGGCCGCCAAACTCATTCACGAGGCTTACGGCATCCGCCACGGGCTCATGACCACGGTGCATTCCTACACCATGAGCCAGCGCGTTCTGGACGGTTCGCACAAGGACATCCGCCGCGCCCGGGCCTGCGCCGTGAACATGATCCCCACCACCACCGGCGCGGCCAAGGCCGCCACCCTGGTCATCCCGGCGCTCAAGGGCCGCCTGGACGGCATGGCCGTGCGCGTGCCCACGCCCAACGTCTCACTGGTGGATCTGGTTTGTGAGTTGGAGCGCGCCACCTCCAAGGAGGAGGTCAACGCTCTGCTTAAGGCTGGCGCCAACGAGAGCATGGGCTTCTCCGAGGAGCCGCTGGTGTCCACGGACTTCATCGGCTCGACCCATGGCGGCGTGGTGGATGCCGCGCTCACCACGGTCATCGGCGGCACCATGCTCAAGCTCATCATTTGGTACGACAACGAGGCGGGCTTCACCAACCAGCTCCTGCGCCTCATGCGCAAGGTGTCCGGCATGATGTAG